Proteins found in one Methanospirillum hungatei JF-1 genomic segment:
- the htpX gene encoding zinc metalloprotease HtpX — protein sequence MKWKRDTGLSGRIFFTWILLLFVYLVFMGVLIALGLPSVFIIVIAVGMGLVQYFFSDKLVLMTTGARIIENDEYPELHRTVENLCSIAQIPKPRIAIMQSPMPNAFATGRSPNHAVVAVTDSIMATLNRNELEAVLAHELAHVKNRDILTMTVAGFLAMIASMIMNNFLFASIFNREQGGAWIIAGIVAAVVWVIATLLMMALSRYREFAADRGAAYITEDPDALISALQKISGKMDRVPVQTRAAAEGANAFYIIPAISGKSLAALFSTHPALEKRIENLEKVREEIRGY from the coding sequence ATGAAATGGAAACGTGACACCGGATTGTCGGGAAGGATCTTTTTCACCTGGATTCTGTTATTATTTGTTTATCTTGTCTTTATGGGAGTTCTCATTGCTCTGGGGCTTCCTTCTGTGTTCATTATAGTTATCGCTGTAGGAATGGGTCTGGTTCAGTACTTCTTTTCAGATAAACTGGTACTGATGACAACAGGTGCCAGAATCATCGAGAATGATGAATATCCTGAGCTGCACCGCACGGTAGAAAATTTATGTTCAATTGCACAGATCCCAAAACCCAGAATCGCCATCATGCAATCTCCCATGCCAAATGCCTTTGCCACTGGCAGAAGCCCGAACCATGCAGTTGTTGCGGTTACTGATTCAATAATGGCGACGCTGAACCGAAATGAACTAGAAGCAGTTCTGGCTCATGAACTTGCCCATGTCAAAAACCGTGACATCCTTACCATGACCGTCGCTGGATTTCTTGCCATGATTGCATCCATGATTATGAATAATTTCCTATTTGCTTCAATATTTAACCGTGAGCAGGGAGGAGCATGGATAATTGCAGGTATTGTTGCAGCAGTTGTCTGGGTTATCGCAACGTTGCTCATGATGGCATTATCACGGTACCGTGAATTTGCTGCAGACCGGGGAGCAGCATATATTACAGAGGATCCTGATGCACTCATCTCTGCTCTGCAAAAAATCAGCGGAAAGATGGATCGGGTACCTGTACAGACCAGAGCAGCAGCGGAAGGGGCTAATGCATTTTATATTATTCCTGCAATATCAGGTAAATCTCTCGCTGCTCTCTTTTCTACTCATCCGGCACTTGAAAAAAGGATAGAAAATCTCG
- a CDS encoding calcium-translocating P-type ATPase, PMCA-type yields the protein MIPTQDLERFGTDGLSSETVLESRKLYGKNELTPPKRIPVWKQYLEKYQDPIIRILLVAVVLSALVALLEGESLIDTLGIALAVILATTIAFLTEFRSNRAFDALNAMREDTGVKVIRDGSPGSIPMRDIVVGDVILLEAGDMVPADGYLLVAAETEADESAFTGESEPVKKIVQDSVLKGSYITGGRATMFAAAVGDRTKMGQIASSLTEGTRPETPLQIKLHDLAHLISKFGYIMAGLIIGVVLIQDFVIGVPPQTPIEIFSVILHACMFAVVIIVVSVPEGLPVSVTVSLALTMGKMTRAKSLVRRLIACETVGSVTVICTDKTGTLTMNQMEVAASSVEVPEISSGLPKTPSEWITLNAAVNSTAELEYHEDRLITVGNSTEAALLRWLHRTGVSYTDIRHAWPSISQDFFNSKKKQMSTIFEYDSKRYILVKGAPEIVAARCSPAPDLSNLHHLAQRAMRTLAFAHGELKPDGEEPSTLIWDGYVGIRDEVRPDVPEAVKTCNDAGITVKMVTGDSPETATAIARETGIFRDGKVMTGPEFRELSDEKRRDIVSDLQVLARSEPHDKLLLVKALQANGEVVAVTGDGTNDAPALRNADVGLAMGIAGTEVAREASDIILLDDSFPTIERAVWWGRALYENIQRFLIFQLTINISAAILTFISPLLGFPPPFTIIQLLWINIIMDSLAALALCSEAPHPALMNRKPIPRTASVITPYMKFSILITAMIYIVVGITCMITGLPFMETPEQQATAFFAGFVIAQVWNGFNCRGINGIMPPLFRGNPVFFVIMGLIVGIQILIVQYGGEIFDTVPLTPLQWIVIGIGTMPVLLIWPFLRFYHQRTKKL from the coding sequence ATGATCCCAACTCAGGACCTGGAACGTTTTGGAACTGACGGCTTGTCTTCCGAAACGGTTTTGGAATCCAGAAAACTTTATGGGAAGAACGAATTAACTCCCCCGAAGCGGATACCGGTCTGGAAACAATATCTTGAAAAATATCAGGATCCGATCATCCGCATTCTGCTCGTTGCAGTCGTTCTTTCCGCTCTCGTTGCATTACTAGAGGGCGAAAGCCTCATTGATACCCTTGGAATCGCTCTTGCAGTCATCCTGGCAACAACGATTGCATTCCTGACCGAGTTCAGGAGTAACCGGGCGTTTGATGCATTAAATGCCATGCGTGAGGATACCGGTGTTAAAGTTATCAGAGATGGCAGTCCGGGCAGCATTCCGATGCGGGATATCGTCGTTGGCGATGTAATTCTGCTGGAAGCTGGAGATATGGTTCCGGCAGACGGGTACCTCCTCGTTGCAGCTGAGACCGAAGCAGATGAGTCAGCCTTTACCGGAGAGAGCGAACCGGTGAAGAAAATTGTTCAGGATTCTGTCCTCAAAGGTTCCTACATTACCGGTGGCAGGGCAACCATGTTTGCTGCAGCTGTTGGTGACCGGACAAAAATGGGGCAGATTGCGTCGTCACTCACCGAAGGGACACGACCTGAAACCCCGCTTCAGATTAAACTCCATGATCTCGCCCACCTTATCAGTAAATTCGGGTACATCATGGCCGGGCTGATTATCGGGGTTGTTTTAATTCAGGATTTTGTTATTGGTGTTCCTCCACAGACTCCGATTGAGATCTTCAGTGTGATCCTGCATGCCTGCATGTTTGCCGTTGTCATCATCGTGGTCTCTGTTCCAGAAGGTCTTCCGGTGAGTGTTACGGTATCACTTGCTCTGACCATGGGGAAGATGACCAGAGCAAAAAGCCTGGTAAGACGACTTATTGCCTGTGAGACGGTCGGTTCGGTGACGGTCATATGCACGGATAAAACCGGTACCCTTACTATGAATCAGATGGAGGTTGCCGCATCATCTGTAGAAGTGCCTGAAATCTCCAGCGGCCTGCCGAAAACCCCCTCTGAATGGATAACCCTCAATGCTGCGGTGAACAGCACGGCAGAACTGGAGTATCATGAGGATCGGTTGATCACCGTTGGAAACTCAACCGAGGCTGCCCTTCTCAGATGGCTGCACCGGACCGGAGTCAGCTACACTGATATCCGGCATGCCTGGCCTTCCATCTCCCAGGATTTTTTCAACTCCAAGAAGAAACAGATGTCAACCATCTTTGAGTACGACTCAAAACGGTATATCCTGGTGAAAGGTGCACCGGAGATCGTTGCAGCCAGGTGCAGTCCCGCTCCTGATCTCTCCAATCTTCATCATCTTGCACAGCGGGCCATGCGAACCCTTGCGTTTGCCCACGGAGAACTGAAACCGGATGGTGAGGAACCTTCAACACTCATCTGGGACGGGTATGTGGGAATTCGTGATGAAGTCCGTCCTGATGTTCCGGAGGCAGTGAAAACCTGTAATGATGCCGGTATAACCGTTAAAATGGTGACCGGGGACAGCCCTGAGACTGCAACGGCAATCGCACGGGAGACAGGAATTTTCAGGGATGGGAAGGTCATGACCGGCCCGGAGTTTCGTGAGTTATCTGATGAAAAGCGACGGGATATCGTTTCTGATCTCCAGGTTCTTGCACGATCCGAGCCTCATGACAAACTTCTCCTGGTCAAGGCCCTGCAGGCAAACGGGGAAGTCGTGGCCGTTACCGGTGACGGGACAAATGATGCCCCGGCCCTTCGGAATGCTGATGTGGGACTGGCCATGGGGATTGCCGGAACTGAGGTTGCGAGAGAGGCAAGTGACATCATTCTTCTTGATGACTCATTCCCGACCATAGAGCGTGCGGTCTGGTGGGGTCGGGCTCTCTATGAAAACATCCAGCGGTTTTTGATCTTCCAGCTCACCATCAACATCTCCGCTGCGATACTGACATTTATCTCTCCGCTTCTTGGTTTTCCCCCGCCGTTTACCATCATCCAGTTACTCTGGATCAATATCATCATGGACTCGCTGGCAGCCCTTGCACTCTGTTCAGAGGCTCCTCATCCTGCTCTCATGAACCGAAAACCCATACCCAGAACCGCTTCGGTAATCACACCCTACATGAAATTTTCGATCCTGATAACGGCTATGATTTATATTGTAGTCGGCATTACCTGTATGATAACCGGTCTTCCGTTCATGGAGACCCCCGAACAGCAGGCAACCGCGTTCTTTGCCGGTTTTGTAATCGCCCAGGTCTGGAACGGGTTTAACTGCCGGGGTATTAACGGGATCATGCCTCCGCTGTTCAGAGGCAACCCGGTATTTTTTGTTATAATGGGACTTATTGTTGGAATACAGATCCTTATTGTCCAGTATGGGGGAGAGATCTTTGATACGGTTCCCTTAACTCCCCTGCAATGGATAGTGATCGGAATCGGGACGATGCCTGTCCTTCTCATATGGCCGTTCCTTCGGTTTTACCACCAGAGGACAAAAAAATTATAA
- a CDS encoding hemolysin family protein has product MAAIIDILVLILLIIANGFFSMAEFALVSSRKMRLKQLVSENRSGAGAALSLLEDQTSFLSSIQIGITLIGVCTGAYGGATFSGSLEPLFRSIPIIGHYSAAISLTFIILLITYFSIVIGELVPKRIGLANPERIACTVAPVFILITRIFSPFSYLTSGLTNIIVKLFGISPVTSPDVIEEEIHMLLEEGTESGIIDETEQDMVESVFEFGDSQIADLMIPRPDIVALNLNDPITKNFEIIERTGHTRYPIYQDTLDSIIGIISIRDLWLIAHKNTEVDFSKIMQDILVVPDNMKALDLIRRFKTATSPLAVIIDEYGSVVGLITLHDLLEALVGDLSRVDQDDEEPLITRRHDGSWLIDGRTSPEELYEITGIDCSEESSKGAFRTMAGFILYKMGSIPATGDYFSYDGNEYEVVDMDGHRIDKILITRLPSPENL; this is encoded by the coding sequence ATGGCAGCCATTATTGATATTCTCGTTTTAATACTTCTCATTATTGCCAATGGTTTCTTTTCCATGGCAGAATTTGCTCTGGTTTCGTCCAGAAAGATGCGGCTCAAACAACTGGTATCGGAGAATAGGTCCGGGGCCGGTGCAGCATTATCGCTCCTTGAGGATCAGACCTCATTTTTATCTTCAATTCAGATAGGGATAACCCTTATCGGGGTATGTACTGGTGCATATGGAGGAGCAACATTTTCAGGATCACTGGAACCTTTGTTCAGATCGATTCCAATTATTGGTCATTATAGTGCTGCTATCAGCCTGACCTTTATTATCCTTCTGATCACATACTTCTCCATCGTCATAGGAGAACTGGTTCCAAAACGAATAGGCCTTGCAAATCCTGAGCGGATTGCCTGCACTGTTGCCCCGGTTTTCATCCTTATTACCCGGATCTTCTCCCCGTTCTCGTATCTTACTTCAGGGCTGACCAATATTATCGTAAAACTCTTCGGGATATCACCGGTAACTTCCCCGGATGTGATTGAAGAGGAGATTCATATGCTCCTGGAAGAAGGGACCGAGTCGGGTATCATCGACGAGACAGAACAGGACATGGTAGAGAGTGTTTTTGAATTTGGTGACAGCCAGATTGCAGACCTGATGATACCCCGTCCAGACATTGTTGCCCTGAATCTCAATGATCCTATCACAAAAAATTTTGAGATAATTGAAAGAACAGGTCATACACGGTACCCAATCTACCAGGATACACTGGATTCAATTATTGGCATTATATCAATCCGTGATCTCTGGCTTATTGCACATAAAAACACCGAAGTTGATTTTTCAAAGATCATGCAGGATATTCTTGTCGTGCCTGATAATATGAAGGCCCTTGACCTGATTCGTCGATTTAAAACAGCTACATCGCCCCTGGCAGTCATCATTGATGAATATGGTTCAGTTGTAGGCCTTATCACCCTTCATGATCTGCTCGAGGCACTGGTCGGAGACCTCTCCAGAGTTGACCAGGATGATGAAGAGCCCCTGATTACCAGGAGGCATGATGGGTCCTGGCTGATTGACGGGAGAACCTCACCTGAGGAACTCTATGAAATAACCGGGATTGATTGTTCAGAAGAGTCATCAAAAGGGGCATTCCGAACCATGGCCGGGTTTATACTCTACAAAATGGGAAGTATTCCTGCAACCGGCGATTATTTTTCCTATGATGGAAATGAATACGAAGTTGTTGATATGGACGGGCACAGAATTGATAAAATTCTCATAACCCGTCTTCCATCTCCGGAAAATTTATAA
- a CDS encoding cation diffusion facilitator family transporter: protein MVHVQSEEEIKSSEIRMQRLKERVIFKSLIIDTIFWIPSLILAGMSGSVTLSTEAIKKGNEILSTFFAWLALKKMSQGGAHAYDYGMGKFENMTGIVTGIVMILSLVLVFGLTVLKLLNPHMLHEEVTIVAMIVMFTGICVSTILWREKVHIAKMEYSPVIEAQITLFKTKAITEFVVLAALLLVLFIEDNPWEDYIDPVASFIVIGLFLLSGYRTISSSLPDLLDKTIEEELQLVVVRSLADFFDEYEAFHGVRSRKCGNDIFIELFLEFDGNRLMDDVQKTIYAIKESLEKEIPRSSVTIMPCSGKFGGKKQ from the coding sequence ATGGTCCATGTCCAGTCAGAAGAAGAGATAAAATCTTCAGAAATTCGCATGCAGAGACTGAAAGAACGGGTTATTTTCAAAAGTCTCATAATAGATACGATCTTCTGGATCCCCTCCCTTATCCTTGCAGGCATGTCTGGTTCGGTAACCTTATCCACCGAAGCCATCAAGAAAGGGAATGAGATCCTCTCTACCTTTTTCGCCTGGTTGGCTCTGAAAAAGATGTCACAAGGGGGAGCTCATGCGTATGATTACGGCATGGGTAAATTTGAGAACATGACCGGTATCGTGACCGGCATTGTCATGATCCTCTCACTGGTCCTGGTTTTCGGGCTTACTGTCCTGAAGCTTCTCAATCCCCATATGCTCCATGAAGAGGTTACCATCGTTGCAATGATCGTCATGTTCACCGGCATCTGCGTCAGCACCATTCTCTGGAGGGAGAAGGTTCACATTGCAAAGATGGAGTATTCACCGGTCATTGAAGCCCAGATTACTCTGTTTAAGACAAAAGCGATTACGGAATTCGTTGTTCTTGCGGCACTTTTACTGGTATTATTTATTGAGGATAATCCCTGGGAGGATTATATTGATCCGGTTGCATCATTCATCGTCATCGGTTTATTTCTCCTCTCCGGATACCGGACCATATCATCCTCACTTCCTGACCTGCTGGACAAGACCATCGAAGAGGAACTGCAACTGGTGGTAGTCAGATCCCTTGCAGACTTCTTTGATGAGTATGAAGCATTTCATGGCGTCAGATCAAGAAAGTGCGGGAATGATATCTTTATTGAACTCTTCCTTGAGTTTGATGGAAACAGACTGATGGATGATGTCCAGAAGACAATCTATGCCATAAAAGAGTCACTGGAGAAAGAGATCCCCAGGAGTTCGGTGACGATAATGCCATGTTCCGGTAAATTTGGAGGGAAAAAGCAATAA
- a CDS encoding S9 family peptidase, giving the protein MAFRSQYLLLFLFIVAALLIIPVMAKDTHNPVPEYEKQMAEFFYPDNAVSHIYHATIEPHWIRSDAFWYADTGRDMTRFFLVNISQGSRKKIIDANRLAKVLGSATGKQISPSLLPIQEMEVSSDEKTLQFTSFGSSWTCDLVSYALTKNNLPDEIISGIPSPDNTKIAYVNGSNLWLYTVSSKTASPLTTDGVPDYFYGKRSDTVRYPVSELRLNSTPAPYLVWSPDSSKIVTYRVDQRNVSSLSLVQDAPGIGKRPLLYTYKFATPGDLHIPKYEPVVIDTSVRSVTPLKFRAQPEVSLMDTDQDILQWWDSTGNITYSLFVERGEKTLRLLAGDARTGTVREILNETGTSYIESSLEYAGTPNIHVLANGDIIWFSERDGWGHLYRYDANGTLKKQITKGPWVVREILAVDEKNGHIYFTASGKEEGNPYYHYLYRVQTDGNDLRLLTPGQADHSVFLSPDLTCFIDAYSRADLPTVTVLRSMDGTLLMHLATADDSDLQRNGWSPAERFTVTARDGKTELYGLLFKPTNFDNTKKYPVIDVVYPGPYTIVTQTAYPASLTWNSKIYWTCQMLSELGYIVVTMDGLGTAYRSKEFHDVSYGNLSDCGLPDHITGLKQLQARYPWMDLNRVGIYGKSAGGFMAAQAMLTYPEFFKVGVAASGDHDCRLYGSFWGEKYEGYPVTDRYLEQVTALKASNLKGDLLLMTGDMDDNVHPSMTMQLADALESAGKKYDLMVFTNKNHDLNYDPYYLKTMMRYFVNKL; this is encoded by the coding sequence ATGGCATTTCGATCACAATATCTCCTTCTTTTTTTATTTATTGTCGCTGCTCTCCTTATTATACCGGTCATGGCAAAAGATACCCATAACCCGGTACCAGAGTATGAAAAACAGATGGCAGAGTTCTTTTATCCAGACAATGCCGTATCCCATATCTATCATGCTACCATCGAACCCCACTGGATTCGATCTGATGCATTCTGGTATGCTGATACCGGCCGTGATATGACCCGGTTCTTTCTGGTTAATATCTCACAGGGCTCCAGAAAGAAGATTATTGATGCAAACCGGCTTGCAAAAGTCCTGGGATCTGCAACCGGGAAACAAATTTCACCCTCACTCCTGCCCATCCAAGAGATGGAGGTGTCATCAGATGAAAAGACCCTGCAATTCACCTCTTTTGGCTCATCATGGACCTGCGATCTCGTATCGTATGCCCTGACAAAGAATAACCTTCCTGATGAGATAATCTCTGGCATTCCGTCGCCTGATAACACGAAGATCGCCTATGTCAATGGCTCCAATCTCTGGCTGTATACGGTAAGCTCAAAAACCGCTTCTCCCCTGACTACTGATGGAGTTCCTGATTATTTCTACGGAAAGCGATCTGACACGGTCAGGTACCCGGTTTCTGAATTACGCCTTAATTCGACTCCTGCACCATACCTGGTCTGGTCCCCGGATTCATCAAAAATTGTAACCTACCGGGTTGATCAGCGAAATGTAAGTTCCCTTTCGCTTGTCCAGGATGCACCTGGTATTGGTAAGAGGCCTCTATTGTATACCTACAAGTTCGCAACTCCCGGAGATCTGCATATTCCAAAGTATGAACCGGTTGTCATTGACACATCGGTTCGGAGTGTGACTCCTCTGAAATTCAGGGCACAGCCTGAGGTGAGTCTGATGGATACCGACCAGGATATCCTGCAGTGGTGGGATAGTACCGGGAATATCACCTACTCGCTCTTTGTCGAACGGGGAGAGAAAACACTTCGGCTCCTCGCAGGAGATGCCCGGACCGGTACCGTTCGGGAGATACTCAATGAAACCGGTACTTCGTATATTGAGTCAAGCCTTGAATATGCCGGCACCCCGAATATTCATGTCCTCGCGAATGGAGATATCATCTGGTTTTCAGAACGGGACGGATGGGGACATCTGTACCGGTACGATGCCAATGGAACCCTGAAAAAACAGATTACGAAAGGACCCTGGGTAGTCAGGGAAATTCTGGCTGTTGATGAAAAGAATGGCCACATATACTTTACTGCCAGTGGGAAAGAAGAAGGAAATCCTTATTACCACTATCTCTATCGGGTCCAGACCGATGGAAATGATCTCAGGCTCCTCACACCCGGTCAGGCCGATCATTCGGTTTTTCTGTCACCCGACCTCACCTGTTTCATTGATGCCTACTCCCGTGCGGATCTTCCAACGGTTACGGTACTCAGATCCATGGATGGAACCCTGCTTATGCATCTTGCAACCGCTGACGATTCCGATCTTCAGAGAAATGGCTGGTCTCCTGCTGAACGGTTCACCGTAACCGCCCGTGACGGAAAGACTGAACTCTATGGGCTGCTTTTTAAACCAACGAATTTTGACAACACGAAGAAGTACCCGGTCATTGATGTGGTTTACCCCGGCCCCTATACTATTGTCACACAAACCGCCTATCCCGCCTCTCTGACCTGGAACTCTAAAATATACTGGACCTGCCAGATGCTTTCAGAGCTGGGATACATCGTTGTTACCATGGACGGGCTTGGAACGGCGTACCGGTCAAAAGAATTCCACGATGTCAGTTACGGGAACCTGAGTGACTGCGGTCTTCCTGATCATATCACAGGTCTTAAACAACTGCAAGCACGGTATCCATGGATGGATCTGAACCGGGTCGGTATCTATGGGAAATCAGCAGGTGGGTTTATGGCAGCCCAGGCAATGCTCACGTATCCTGAATTTTTCAAAGTCGGGGTCGCTGCATCAGGGGATCATGATTGCAGGTTATATGGTTCATTCTGGGGAGAAAAGTATGAGGGATATCCGGTTACTGACCGGTATCTGGAGCAGGTAACGGCACTCAAGGCATCAAACCTGAAGGGAGATCTTCTTCTCATGACCGGAGATATGGATGATAATGTTCATCCCTCAATGACTATGCAACTGGCAGATGCCCTGGAATCAGCGGGGAAAAAGTATGATCTTATGGTGTTTACCAATAAGAATCATGACCTGAATTATGATCCCTATTATCTGAAGACCATGATGAGGTATTTCGTCAATAAACTTTGA
- a CDS encoding methyl-accepting chemotaxis protein, which yields MTIIDNISIGKKLIGSFLFIAAIIGIVAFIGYSNMQTMNTSLTSVYNDRLIPIQDLGSAAAVLYEIRGDFYKYLLIPEEQENTRKKIDENIKLVDQLMQNYQSSNLLDSEKTELTTFTTNWERYKTLIKENQAYWDEGNEKVVLDSLTFGEMQKVRKNIGASIDSLKEINKNAAENLKTESDSIFAQASLMSTFAGIIGIVIALILGIYISRGITGPLNRAVNMIQEMGKGHLGLRLGMNRKDEIGTMARVMDSFADDLQGKVIRTIQMIASGEKAQKLEVHDTSDEITPALNQMIETLNGLLDQMGILIGEAQEGHLNSRGDASQFIGIYQDLVTGINNMLDAITIPLNETLRVAERYANVDFNARFDDGLTVKGDLLVLKQKMNQIGIHVGQELKAVIQEISDQVTNLSQSAESSAATVEQLAAGADAISQNVENVQANADLTKRSVQQVLTAMEDLSTSVSTVAAKVDSVARLSHDADTTSSQGVEKAAIAEKGIQAINGAVNDVGDIITRIREQMIEIGKIVEIISGIADQTNLLALNAAIEAARAGEAGMGFAVVANEVKTLAQDSQGSAENIANIIATLQNQSEKAVQAMDLATREVSKGSAAINETIASFRSIAEQTQEISLHMGEVASLSEEEAAAVEQITASVSEVSKISIATAEEAVGASAASEEAAAALKQLSEMQVILAEAAIKIQKSMVRLTG from the coding sequence ATGACTATCATTGACAACATTTCTATCGGAAAAAAACTCATTGGCAGTTTTCTCTTTATCGCAGCGATTATTGGTATTGTTGCATTCATTGGATATTCTAATATGCAGACAATGAACACCAGTCTGACATCAGTATATAATGATCGGCTTATCCCAATTCAGGATCTGGGTTCAGCTGCTGCTGTTCTGTATGAAATCAGGGGTGATTTTTACAAATATCTACTCATACCTGAGGAACAAGAGAATACCCGGAAAAAAATTGATGAAAATATTAAACTTGTAGATCAGTTGATGCAAAATTACCAGTCATCGAACCTTCTGGATTCTGAAAAAACGGAACTTACTACATTTACTACCAACTGGGAACGATATAAGACCCTGATTAAGGAAAACCAAGCATACTGGGATGAAGGAAATGAAAAAGTTGTCCTTGATTCACTCACATTTGGTGAGATGCAAAAGGTAAGAAAAAATATTGGTGCCTCAATTGATTCTCTCAAAGAAATAAATAAGAATGCTGCTGAAAATTTAAAAACAGAGTCTGATTCCATATTTGCACAAGCCTCATTGATGAGTACTTTTGCAGGTATAATCGGAATAGTAATTGCTCTTATCCTTGGCATCTATATCAGCAGAGGAATTACCGGTCCCTTAAACAGGGCTGTGAATATGATTCAGGAGATGGGAAAGGGACATCTCGGTTTAAGGCTGGGAATGAACCGGAAAGACGAAATTGGAACTATGGCAAGAGTAATGGACTCTTTTGCCGATGATTTGCAGGGAAAAGTCATCCGAACGATACAGATGATTGCATCAGGTGAGAAAGCACAAAAGCTGGAAGTACATGATACCTCTGATGAGATTACACCCGCTTTAAATCAGATGATCGAAACCCTGAATGGATTACTGGACCAGATGGGTATTCTTATCGGTGAGGCACAGGAAGGACATTTAAATTCACGTGGTGATGCATCACAATTTATCGGAATTTACCAAGATTTGGTTACAGGGATTAACAATATGCTTGATGCCATTACCATTCCATTGAATGAAACCCTCCGGGTAGCTGAACGATATGCCAATGTTGATTTTAATGCACGATTTGACGATGGGTTGACCGTGAAAGGCGATCTTTTAGTATTAAAACAAAAAATGAACCAGATCGGTATTCATGTTGGTCAGGAGTTAAAAGCAGTTATACAGGAGATATCAGATCAGGTCACCAATCTGTCTCAATCGGCTGAATCATCAGCAGCAACCGTTGAGCAACTTGCCGCAGGAGCAGATGCAATATCTCAGAATGTTGAAAATGTCCAGGCAAATGCTGATTTAACAAAGCGATCAGTGCAGCAGGTTCTTACTGCCATGGAAGATCTTTCCACATCAGTCTCAACGGTTGCTGCCAAGGTGGATTCAGTTGCGAGATTAAGTCATGATGCCGATACTACTTCCTCTCAGGGTGTTGAGAAAGCGGCGATCGCTGAAAAAGGGATTCAGGCAATTAACGGTGCAGTAAATGATGTAGGAGACATAATCACTCGTATCAGGGAACAAATGATTGAAATTGGCAAGATCGTGGAGATTATCAGTGGCATTGCTGATCAGACAAATCTGCTCGCACTCAATGCAGCAATAGAAGCTGCACGTGCTGGCGAAGCAGGAATGGGATTTGCAGTGGTTGCCAATGAAGTGAAGACTCTGGCACAGGACTCGCAGGGATCAGCAGAAAATATCGCTAATATTATAGCAACTTTACAAAATCAGTCAGAAAAAGCGGTACAGGCAATGGACCTGGCTACCAGAGAGGTCTCCAAAGGCTCCGCTGCAATTAATGAGACGATTGCCTCATTCCGTTCAATCGCCGAGCAGACACAAGAGATATCCCTGCATATGGGTGAGGTTGCAAGTCTTTCAGAAGAGGAGGCGGCGGCTGTGGAACAGATTACCGCAAGTGTATCTGAAGTCAGCAAGATATCTATTGCTACTGCTGAAGAGGCAGTTGGAGCATCGGCTGCATCTGAAGAGGCAGCAGCTGCATTAAAACAATTATCAGAAATGCAGGTTATCCTCGCTGAAGCAGCAATTAAAATCCAAAAATCGATGGTACGGCTCACCGGTTGA
- a CDS encoding cache domain-containing protein has product MTSDSLDKPVAEMVAFVQEAVQYARDNKKEDVLAEFRNRNGSFFRGNLYIYAYDFDGITLAHPLQTELIGKSRLEELDASNEYFIRNLRDAALNGSGFVVFHYVNPAHNNTVEKKLGYVEAVDDTWWLGSGIYGENVTLPKEVTWHTPA; this is encoded by the coding sequence ATGACATCCGATTCACTGGACAAACCTGTTGCAGAAATGGTGGCATTTGTTCAGGAGGCAGTTCAATATGCCCGGGATAATAAAAAGGAAGATGTCCTTGCTGAATTTAGGAACCGGAACGGATCATTCTTCAGAGGAAACCTCTACATCTATGCCTATGATTTTGACGGGATTACCCTTGCCCACCCGCTCCAGACCGAATTAATCGGAAAGAGCAGACTGGAAGAGCTTGATGCGAGCAATGAGTACTTTATCCGGAACCTCCGTGACGCAGCACTGAACGGATCAGGGTTTGTGGTATTTCATTATGTAAATCCTGCTCATAACAATACCGTTGAGAAGAAACTTGGGTATGTAGAGGCAGTAGATGATACCTGGTGGCTTGGCTCTGGGATATATGGTGAAAATGTCACCCTTCCGAAAGAAGTAACCTGGCATACACCAGCATAA